GAATGAGGATTTAGGAGGGTTTGTGAGAAGTGGGATTGATAAGAAAAGGTTAATTGATGATGTGAGACAAGCTTTGTATGCTTCCAAGATTTGTAGTTATGCACAAGGGATGAATTTGTTGAGGGCAAAGAGTGATGAGAAAGGttggaatttgaattttgggGAATTGGCTAGGATTTGGAAAGGTGGGTGTATTATAAGAGCAGTGTTTTTGGATAGGATTAAGAAGGCTTATCAGAGGAACCCTAATTTGGCTAGTTTGATAGTGGATCCTGAATTTGCTAAGGAAATGGTGCAGAGGCAAGGAGCATGGAGAAGGGTTGTTGGATTGGCTATATCAGCTGGGATTAGTACACCTGGAATGTGTGCTAGTCTTGCTTACTTTGATACATATAGAAGAGCAAGACTTCCTGCTAACCTTGTTCAAGCCCAGAGGGACTTGTTTGGAGCTCATACCTATGAGCGTCTCGATCGCCCCGGCGCATTTCATACGGAGTGGACGAAACTTGCCCGTCAGAGTGGTGCCGGTGTTCTTAATTGATCATATTGATGATGTATCTCTTTGTGTGGTTAGCTGTTTCTTTGTTGTTTGATGCAGCATTTGAGTTGCAAGTGTATGTTATGTTTGAGGATCTTTGGTTAGGCAGAGCAACTATTGTTTCCTTATTGTTGTAGCtgtttttgcttttaattttacaaataaaagaaaagctTTGTCATTTGAATTAAACAGGtttttttgtttcaagtttGATTCCTTAAGTTCACTTTAAAGATTGTTGGTGCTTTATCTCTTAGATACCTTTCAAGCTGTGTTTAAAGATTGTGTATTGGCAGTGACAGAAACATCCTCTCAGGCTTCAAtaaattttggattttgtgtCCTTCCCTTTACATGTGATATACTCTTGGTGTATGTCCTGAAAATTTTCCCTTTTTCCTGCATTTTGTAACTTCAACGTGCGACCATTTTTGCATGCATCCACATGCTCATGCAccacttctttattttttaaagttgtTGTGCCTTGCTGCCTAAGTTAATCTTTTTTACAATTTGGTGTATGGTTTGTAGAttgattgttattgttattttggCATCTTTTTCTTTGGGAATCAGGAGTAGGGAATGCTTCTCTAATATTGTTTCTTCTGATTTTATTGGAGTCTACTGCGCTCCATTTCCCCCTCAGTTTATATTTATTGAAGTTATTGCTTACACTTTACAGTGAAATAAAATTCAAGGATGCATGCAACTTATGGCATGTCAATAAGCttgaaaagtgaaattaaacCAAATTATGCTCAAATGACTATTTTCTAGTAGTATTTGTAGAAAATGATATTATGTTGCCTGGGAAAAAGTTGTATTATTCCACCAAGTTCAAAACATATTTATGAATGAACATGGTCAACAAGACTATTATGCATCAACATTCGGTCTTTTTCTGGACCCGGCTCCTCATTTGTCCTTCGAACCAGAATCTCTTTAACTTTGTGCAAGGCCATGTTTGAGGTTTTCCAGCTGTGTATTGACACAGTTCATGAGTCTATCTTCATATACTTCTTTTAATGTTTCAATTATATTATTTGGATATTATGAATCATAATTTTTGTTCGGTTTATTGTATGTGCAATTATTGGAGTCAAAGATATTTGGTGTTTGGTCACGGGTTTCTAGGTTACAAAATTATTCAAGTGAAAACTAGATCTACCAATAAGGCATAGTTCTGTTTTATCTGCtgcaaaaatggaatttaacTAGTGATGTTTATGTCAAATATAGATTGCGAGTGTAAAGATAAGTCTGCATTGCGTATAAACCTGACATGTGAAAAACAAGGTATCTTGTAGTTATGTCAATCTGAACTCAAGgtaatttttgaaaattgagTTCGTTGAGTGGCTAAAATGGGGTGATAGAGTTTGTGTGAGCCTTATATATAATTTGCATCACCTTGATTACCATTTGGTTTTTCTGCGTGAAAACTGGTTATGTAAGACATTTGTATAATGGTGGCAGGGACCTGTGTTTGATTCCCTAAGGTAATCTTGAATTTTAATATGtcaatgtttttctttgtttatgtttatgttgtttttgtgAAGGTATCTCGATGTTGCCAGTATGAAAAGGTCCAAAGCTTATCTCATCAATGGGGTCGTAATATTCCTTGCTTGGATGGTGGGTTAAACCTCTGCagtttgaaatatatttatatagcTCGTGCCATGTTGGTTGCAGTTACCTTATTTTGAGATATCATATCATGTTGAATGTATATAATTCTCATTATGCGCCTATTGGACTTGTTgcttaccgaaatggtctattTGCAGGTTGCCAGAATACTTTTGTTCGTTTACATGTTTTACCATGTTTACTTGCATTTTGATCAGGTAATTACTATAAAAACACTGAACTTGAAAATTATCTGGTTTGTGGTGCTTTATAGGTTGCAGATCTTGACTTCatcttttaaaatttagaatatatctgtatattttaatttaaaatttaaaactcaAGTAGGATATACAAGAGCACCAGAAAGTTAAGTTTTTGGGACGATTTCAAATGGTTATTTCAAGAAGTACCATTAGGAAAGAAGAATTTCCTAAATCTGTTGTTAATCTGGATAGCAGCGCGGAATGGCCAACCTTGAACCTGGGATACCGGGATAGCATGTTGCGGGATGacctttatttgaattttttgttggtGATTAATGATATAAACACATAGTTACTATAAAATGCAAAGCATTAAAAGGACACCTCATACCGGAGTGTGCATGAGAGGTATAGTGTATACTGTATATATAGGAAGGAAATGCAGGGGTATAAACTATCCTAGATTTTACTTCAGTTTTTATTTTGCAATAGCTAGCACTTGTTTTAGGAAACGGAAGGAGCCTCTTATCATGTACAAAAAATTGGGTGCTTTGTTCTCAAATCAATTATTCTTAACAAGGAAATCAGATAAAGCTTTATATTGCAATGTTTATACCTAGAGAGTTTTACAACCCAACACTGGTTCTTGGCTATGTATTAGTGACTTCAGAGGTGTAAATAGAAATGGTAAAAATAGGGTTAAGGAATTAAATGGTGGCAATTGAaggattaaaaacaaaagattttagAGAGAAGGGTTTTGGTGGGATGCTTCTATGAGATTCAAAGAAGTGCTAGCGACAAGAGACAATTAGTGAATCAATAGGGTTTGAAACAAAGGATTAAGGTTCTATAGGTGGTGTGACTCAAATATGCATCATAAGGTCAAACACAAGTGTTATAAAACACAGTCCATatttagtcacaaaaaaaaacacagtcCATATGTAAAACTTCTTAAAATTAGACTTCGTACAATGTTGTTAAACAAAATAGTAATAAGATAGTGAATGAAGCGATAATTAGAGAAGGTCGTAAGTTTTACCAATCCTTAAGCACCAAAGCTAGGGGGTGAAGAATTTACAAGCATGCTAAAGGTAGATCAAGAAAAGCAAGAGACTTGAATGAAATGTAATGTGTTACGAAACATCATGTTTAGCAAAAGTCGAAGAGATGCATTCATGAGCTTTTCGATGAGAAAAAGTGACAACATTGTGCTTTATCGCTGTTGTCATGGAAGGGGTCAGGGAAAGGGATGAAACCATTATGAGTCTATTGTAGACAAGCCTTACCCTGAATTAGTGAGAGGCTAAGCTCACAACTTAAATTTCTAAGATTATTTGGTTTAAGAGCATGATGGACTAGTAGATGAGTACTCTGTTTCGATCTATAAGAACAATGGTGATATACAAAACACAAATTGGATGGGATTAAGATCATGACTCATATGATGAAGCTATAGGAGGATGAGCAGATGACTGAGGGAAGATTAAAACAAGAAATCCATATTACAGGAAATTAGTGTAGATTAATGCCTAGAATGTCAATATATGAAGATTGATGGAGAGATAtcagataaataaaaaagatttatgcATGGTTTAAGTTTATATGTAAATGTGTGTGATAGAGTTCCCATAGATGTATTGTGGAAGGCTCtagaagagagagaaactcGTGTTGTCATATTCTAATAATCACAGAGGTGTATAACGTTGTTACAACTCAAATCCAGTGTGAGAATACAAAGTAGATGTAAATGGTATGTCATTGTATATAATTTATGATAGAACATTTTATCGTCTTTTGATCCACATGATTTATCCTATCTAGTagaattacttttttttacaaatagtAGAATAATGTTTTAGTTGTTGTATTGTATCTGCATACTATCTTGGATGATAACTGGTCTAGATTATGGATCTATTTGTTTCATATAAGATCATTCTCTGAACATCTATCTCATTATTATCAGTGGTTGAGGCGAAAAGATCAATGTTTACTATGTTAGTGTATTGTGCCTATAGACTTGTAAATATACCACCATACCTGCTTAACAACTAAGGATCACATTATATTCTTCAATCATTCAACAGGTTGAGAAGATGCACATAGTTGGACAGATACTGGTAATTGTTGTGCCAATTGTACTATCTGTTATgaacttggtttggtttgcaAAGATTGTTAGAGGGTTGAGGAAGACATTGGCAAAGAGGCAATGATAATCTGCTTAGAAATGCTTACTACAGAAACATGTATAGGTTTCCCTGTTTATATATGTCACCTTGTCTGACCTGCACTGAAAGATGTAACAGTATCCAATTGTAGTTTTATATATAGTTTGGATCCCTAAACTGAATCTGTTTTTGGTGTTAATGTAGATATATAAGTGCTTCACAAGTTTTCAACTTTATAGTTTATACCAAATATcttataattttagttttatctAGTATCTCACATTGCAAACCAGTAATGGTTGGATCTAGAATCCTACAAACGTGTGAAACCAGGCTTTAAATTCCGACACTCATTTAGTGTTTAAGAACTCATCGGATTTTATAGGAAGCGTCAAAAAGGgatctatttattttaaatttaaaataaataattcaccTTCGAGTATAAGTGATTAATACCAACTATAGTGAACAAATCAAGTCTTCCCTGCATGAACATATTGGTGATGAAGCAGGGAAAAAGAGTTTTCCTTTGGGCAATTTAGCACATTTTTCAATCGCTTAAGGAAACATAAATCAAACTCTCATCCCTCACATTATGCATTGCAGCAGTGCTAACCTCTCTTTGGGAAAGGTTTTAGAGCATTCTTGGAGCATTTCCAACTGCTCTAACCACTCTCCTTTAGGTCGTGTTCTTTTGAATCGATTCATGTCACCCCACCTTGTTGATGGTTTGAGCACCGAGGCCATAAGGTGAAGGAAATAAGTTGACAAAATTTCTCGGTGTGGAACTCCTTGTCTTTCATGAAGTCTTCAAACTTCAACTGAGCTCGTGCTGCCTGCCCGCGTTTCTTTGTATTGGTGGAGTAGCGTGACTGGTACTTCTCTATGTGCCATTACCGAAATCAGGATTTGGTGGTTTGGTTTGTGGAAATGTGAAGGAAAATAAGGATTAAAAATGATGTTTTGTGAAGTGGTTGCAGGCTGCAGTTACAATTTCAAGGAAATGGAACAAAGGTGGAGATGTGAGTTTTAGGTTTTGATTGTGGTGTAATTTCACTGAACATCAATCATTTTCCTACTTGCAGAATAGATGTAAGGGAAAACTTAGCATGCCTTTGTCTCAATACAACTCTCACTACTTAGTCACTTGCATCACACATCAGTTCGAATGGGTTTTCTCAAATTGGTGCAACTATGACAAGAGTTGTCAATGTTACGAGAGCTTTCATCAAACATAAATGTTACTTCATACGATAATTGAATTATTTGTGGATATCTGTTAAGCTACCTGCTTCGTGCttatgaaaaaatttatttggtgATACCTACTTGTATGGATATTTTTGTCATTCCAATATGAACCcatagagaagaagaagagaagatagaaaaacaaatgaagttagaaatatataaatatataaatactaGGTACAAAAAAGACTAAACTACTATTAAGTATTAATATAACATACTATCAATAATGTTAAGTATTAATACATGCAAATtggaaaaaattatatacacaTAATATATTCAAATTGATAGGTCTAAGTTTATGTAATCCGTCCCATTAGATTTTATAGAACTAGAGTCTACAAAGTGATTATTTGTCGAATTTGATGAAGAAAAATGTGTTCTTCCTTGATCATTATGCACCACTGGAATTATCAGAGAACTGAAAGGGAATGGGAGATTTAGATATTTGGTAGTTCCACTACTCCCTTCTTCATTTGACATATCACTAAGAAAGCATGCACTTGACTCAGACTCCTACAATATATAGAAGAATAATTAGTTCTGttacaaaaattaaagaataactattttttaaataaaatagttaGTGTGATtggtaataataaataatttaaagaaTATTTATCAATAAAACATTTAAAGCAAAATTAAAGAATAACTATTTCTTAAATAAAGAATAATGCAATGTCTTGTCAATtgtggtaaaaaaaaacacattttaatgTTAGGATTTAATtaatatgcaccgacggtgtaaaataattttacactgtcaaccaatatcaaccatgttttctgCCACATCATctcacttcaccccactttcttgatatgacatggcaaaataatggttgtttattggacgattgtgtaaaactattttacactgtcggtgcatatcaattaaactctttaatGTTATACTTATGTTgatattttttgataattttttttatggtattaCTAAATAATTTAAAGCAAtaattatagaatatgattttATGCTTATGAATACttgttttgtttatatatacgtgatttgatatttatttttttgacaaaaacaaaatgatattcattcattcaaattgaagaatacatcaaatatttaatatttagatCATAATGATCCGTTTCTCTTGTTTGTGAAAGTCTTTTGTTGAATAACGTCTGAAGTTCTTGATTGATATTCCTCGATCTGCAATGACAGGATGTGAAAGAAATTAATAATCATAatgtaataaaaatatatgtttatttagtttaaaaaaatgtttattattaatttttgggTCCATATATGTTTATTATGCAAGTAAAAAATGACCAACATCtgaccaaaaaagaaaataccaacaaaaaattgaTCTGAGTGCAAAGATTTAGGGTTCCTTAAAGTGATGGTTAGGGATtcgtatgaaaaaaattaaattgaaaaggaaaaattcACCTTATATGTAACACAAATTTCATGACAAAAATTTGTCAATGCTAAACGACAGTAAAAACTTCTAACAAATCAAACCTagtaaaaagttgatttttatcATCATAAAAGTTAGTAACGGAACACCTTTAAGCTCTGTTTGAATTGATGAAATTTAAATGAGATGAAGCGGAGATGAATAGAGTGAAGTGAAATGATACGGAATGAAATAAATCTTTCATTCCATTGTTTCCATATTTTAGAAACGAGATGAACAAATTTTGCATTTCATCACTTAATTACCTCCCAAATTAGAGGGGAACAAAATTAAAGGTAAATAATATGCGATCAAATtcattctattattatttttcaaatccaATCAGTGAAACATTATTATATTTCATTCTTTTCCATTTTGTTCCATCTATCAATATATACAAGCATAGTCTTAAAttatatgataatgataataaaatTACATACTTTTGGGGTGAAGAAGTGGAAGGGTGATTATTGAATTGTGCATTTTCTTCTAGTATTGTGTAAGACTCCTTTGTCCCTTCACGTTTCTGCACAACCCAACATATTCTTCTTGAGATGTAAATTTAgatgaaaaataaagaaagtaaagtaattgttaaaattaaaattacaaataaaattacacttttttttaatcagtTCTTCATTATTTTGATCAGTTACTTAATATTACACTGACACCATATATGAGCTCCTCAATATATATCATCGTATTATCCTTCTCTAAATTATTTGGTTTGTGCACCACTCAAAAATGGTATAAAGATCAACTTTCACcatttatgaaaatttatgtaaaaaaaaaacatgtcttatggtgagtttgttaataaaaaaatattgctgttaaaaaaaattcattatattatggtgagtttgttaataaattttttttaatgctcaaaaaaataaaaagttaaggatattgttggtattatgaaaagttcacaccaaaaggttttgtatcctctttatatacaggtatagatatagataaatATTATGCGTTCGAATAGATTGGTCTAATTTTTTAACGACCGATATTAATATAAATAGTATTATGAGCccatttggattagcttatttttgaacttaggtaaacaacttatgcaatatatataaattagattttatgttaCTTTAAAtattcacactagtgaaaattatattttta
This portion of the Trifolium pratense cultivar HEN17-A07 linkage group LG3, ARS_RC_1.1, whole genome shotgun sequence genome encodes:
- the LOC123917273 gene encoding uncharacterized protein LOC123917273 encodes the protein MKRSKAYLINGVVIFLAWMVARILLFVYMFYHVYLHFDQVEKMHIVGQILVIVVPIVLSVMNLVWFAKIVRGLRKTLAKRQ